A portion of the Gottschalkia purinilytica genome contains these proteins:
- a CDS encoding sensor histidine kinase → MFSTISHELKTPLNIISGTIQLLETTLSKSTNCDNCKSISRYMKVMKQNSYRLLRLINNFIDLNKMDVGFFTIELKNKNIVKTIEDITLSIVEYTNMKGIEVIFDTNCENISMAFDEEKIERVMLNLLSNAIKFTSSGGKIYVSVYDKENKVEISVKDTGIGIPEDMIDNILNPFIQVDPSLRKSVEGNGLGLTLVKSIVELHDGNILVQSEYKKWTKFIIELPKTIIEQQEEDEITNDEFVDTRIERINVEFSDIYSD, encoded by the coding sequence ATATTTTCTACTATATCTCATGAATTAAAAACTCCACTTAACATTATTTCAGGAACTATACAATTACTTGAAACAACCCTTAGCAAATCTACAAATTGTGATAACTGTAAATCAATTTCTAGATATATGAAAGTTATGAAACAAAATAGCTATAGATTATTGAGATTAATAAATAATTTTATAGATTTAAATAAAATGGATGTAGGTTTTTTCACAATAGAACTTAAAAATAAAAATATTGTAAAAACTATAGAAGATATTACCTTATCTATAGTGGAGTACACAAACATGAAGGGAATAGAAGTAATATTTGATACAAACTGTGAAAATATTTCAATGGCATTTGATGAAGAAAAAATAGAAAGAGTTATGCTCAATTTATTATCAAATGCAATCAAGTTTACTTCTTCTGGTGGAAAAATATATGTATCAGTATATGATAAAGAAAACAAAGTAGAGATTTCTGTTAAAGACACTGGCATAGGCATACCAGAGGACATGATTGATAATATACTAAACCCTTTCATACAAGTAGATCCATCTCTTAGAAAAAGTGTAGAAGGTAATGGTTTAGGTTTAACTCTTGTAAAATCTATAGTAGAACTTCATGATGGAAACATATTAGTTCAAAGTGAATATAAAAAATGGACTAAATTTATCATAGAATTGCCTAAAACTATTATTGAACAGCAAGAAGAAGATGAGATTACTAATGATGAATTTGTAGATACTAGAA